From Paenibacillus sp. PK3_47, the proteins below share one genomic window:
- the hemL gene encoding glutamate-1-semialdehyde 2,1-aminomutase → MGNVPLSRREDASRKAFEEAKQYIPGGVNSPVRAFKSVGLTPVYVDHGAGSRIYDIDGNSFIDYVCSWGPLIMGHAHPEVVKALQETAVKGTSFGAPTLLETEMAKLVVERVPSVDIVRMVNSGTEATMSAIRLARGYTGRSKIVKFEGSYHGHADSLLIKAGSGVATLGLPDSPGVPEGVAVNTITVPYNDLEGVKIAFERYGNEIAAVIVEPIAGNMGVVPPLPGFLDGLRKVTTGYGALLIFDEVMTGFRVNQGCAQGLFGIEPDLTCFGKVIGGGLPVGAYGGRKEIMEQIAPAGPIYQAGTLSGNPLAMAAGYSTLKLLTPEVYDRLETLGARLEAGLRRNSEEIGIPLTINRVGSMVCPFFTEGPVINFETAKTSNLDMFRSYFGKMLDQGISVPPSQFEGMFVSAVHSEQDIDDTIEAHYKALKSL, encoded by the coding sequence ATGGGCAATGTGCCATTATCGCGCCGGGAAGACGCTTCCCGGAAGGCTTTTGAAGAAGCGAAGCAGTATATTCCCGGCGGGGTGAACAGCCCGGTGCGGGCGTTCAAATCCGTAGGCTTAACACCGGTGTATGTGGATCACGGCGCGGGTTCGCGCATTTATGATATTGACGGCAACAGCTTTATTGACTACGTCTGCTCATGGGGACCGCTCATTATGGGTCATGCCCACCCTGAGGTGGTGAAGGCGCTGCAGGAGACCGCGGTAAAAGGGACAAGCTTCGGCGCACCTACCCTGCTGGAGACGGAAATGGCCAAACTGGTTGTAGAACGTGTTCCTTCCGTAGACATCGTCCGGATGGTTAACTCCGGCACTGAAGCTACAATGAGTGCGATCCGGCTGGCCCGGGGATACACAGGACGCAGCAAAATTGTAAAATTCGAAGGCTCTTACCATGGCCATGCGGACAGTCTGCTGATCAAAGCCGGCTCCGGCGTAGCTACTCTGGGATTGCCTGACAGCCCCGGTGTGCCGGAAGGCGTGGCAGTAAATACGATTACGGTACCGTACAATGACCTGGAAGGTGTCAAAATCGCCTTCGAACGTTACGGCAACGAGATTGCCGCAGTGATTGTGGAGCCGATCGCCGGAAATATGGGCGTTGTACCGCCACTTCCGGGATTCCTTGATGGACTGCGCAAGGTGACTACGGGGTATGGGGCCTTGCTGATTTTTGACGAGGTCATGACAGGCTTCCGGGTGAACCAGGGCTGTGCGCAGGGATTGTTCGGCATTGAGCCGGATCTGACCTGCTTCGGCAAAGTCATCGGCGGCGGGCTTCCGGTGGGCGCTTATGGCGGACGCAAGGAGATTATGGAGCAGATCGCTCCGGCCGGTCCGATCTATCAGGCGGGTACACTGAGCGGAAATCCGCTGGCGATGGCAGCAGGCTACAGCACGCTGAAGCTCCTGACTCCGGAGGTTTATGACCGTCTGGAAACACTGGGCGCACGTCTGGAAGCAGGCCTTAGACGCAACAGTGAAGAAATCGGCATACCGCTGACGATTAACCGTGTAGGTTCCATGGTCTGCCCGTTCTTTACCGAAGGGCCGGTCATTAACTTCGAAACGGCAAAGACCAGTAATCTGGACATGTTCCGCAGCTATTTCGGCAAAATGCTCGATCAGGGCATCAGCGTTCCGCCATCGCAGTTCGAGGGCATGTTCGTCTCTGCGGTGCACAGCGAGCAGGATATCGATGATACGATTGAGGCCCATTACAAGGCCTTGAAATCCCTGTGA
- the hemA gene encoding glutamyl-tRNA reductase — MHIVVVGLNYRTAPVEVREQFAFAEKDLPAALHQLMETKSVLEGVVVATCNRTEIYVVVDRLQMCGYFIRSFMEQWFGVKSEQFTQHMYIYEDEQAIAHLFRVTCGLDSMVIGETQILGQVRNSFLTAQTEGATGTWFNQLFKQAVTLGKRAHSETSIGESAVSVSYAAVELGKRIFGMFTGKRVLILGAGKMSELTVKHLYSSGAAEVIVANRTLSRARELAEKFSGRPSTIDEALKHLDEVDIVISSTGADGYVLTASQVAEGMRRRPSRPLFMIDIAVPRDIEPAAASVPDVFLYDIDDLEGIVESNLEMRRSEAVKIERMIAEEMEEFQVWLKTLGVRPVIRALQEKSNGIYEDTMDSLFNKLPELDEHQRKVIRRLTKSIVNQMMHDPINVIKELSGGKQANEALDYFTQIFALQEQLGNGPDGGSPAPVNRKDTERASGSDFAVPAPVFAPAGLLGG; from the coding sequence ATGCATATCGTCGTCGTTGGCCTGAATTACCGTACGGCTCCCGTAGAGGTGAGAGAACAGTTTGCTTTTGCGGAGAAGGACCTGCCGGCAGCGCTCCATCAGCTGATGGAAACAAAAAGCGTTCTGGAAGGGGTCGTTGTTGCCACCTGTAACCGGACGGAAATTTATGTGGTCGTGGACCGCCTCCAGATGTGCGGATATTTTATCCGCAGCTTTATGGAGCAGTGGTTCGGCGTGAAGAGTGAACAATTTACCCAGCATATGTATATATATGAAGACGAGCAGGCGATTGCCCACCTGTTCCGTGTGACCTGCGGCCTGGATTCCATGGTGATCGGCGAGACGCAGATCCTGGGACAAGTGCGCAATTCTTTTTTGACTGCCCAGACGGAAGGTGCAACCGGAACATGGTTCAACCAGCTGTTCAAGCAGGCTGTAACGCTCGGCAAACGTGCGCACAGCGAGACATCGATCGGCGAAAGCGCAGTGTCCGTCAGTTATGCGGCTGTGGAGCTGGGCAAGCGGATCTTCGGCATGTTCACCGGCAAAAGAGTGCTGATTCTCGGCGCCGGCAAAATGAGCGAGCTGACCGTGAAGCATCTCTACAGCAGCGGGGCAGCCGAGGTGATTGTCGCCAATCGTACGCTGTCGCGGGCCAGAGAGCTGGCTGAGAAGTTCTCGGGCAGACCGAGTACGATTGATGAAGCCCTGAAGCATCTGGATGAAGTGGATATCGTGATCAGTTCCACCGGAGCAGACGGATATGTACTCACGGCAAGCCAGGTCGCGGAAGGGATGAGACGCCGTCCTTCGCGTCCGCTGTTCATGATTGATATCGCCGTTCCGCGTGATATTGAGCCCGCAGCGGCCAGCGTTCCGGATGTATTCCTCTATGATATTGACGATCTGGAGGGCATTGTGGAGAGCAATCTCGAAATGCGCCGCAGTGAAGCCGTCAAGATTGAACGCATGATTGCCGAAGAGATGGAGGAGTTCCAGGTCTGGCTGAAGACACTTGGTGTCCGGCCGGTAATCCGTGCGCTCCAGGAGAAATCTAACGGAATTTATGAAGACACTATGGACAGTCTGTTCAACAAGCTGCCCGAGCTGGACGAGCACCAGCGCAAGGTGATCCGCCGCCTTACCAAGAGTATTGTGAATCAGATGATGCATGATCCGATCAATGTCATCAAGGAGCTCTCCGGCGGCAAACAGGCTAATGAGGCGCTTGATTATTTTACTCAGATCTTTGCCCTGCAGGAGCAGCTCGGAAATGGCCCGGACGGCGGCAGCCCTGCACCCGTTAACCGTAAGGACACTGAACGTGCTTCCGGCAGCGACTTTGCAGTGCCCGCACCAGTCTTTGCTCCGGCAGGCCTGCTGGGCGGGTGA
- the ccsA gene encoding cytochrome c biogenesis protein CcsA, with the protein MLLDGIYDAALLLYALSLLFVFSDCLRRNPGGKRLGTGLLAVVGLLQATGLFIRFTQEGGLPIFTPYDFLFWFSFSIVVISLAIAYTRGGEFTILLLSMAGFSAFLLNRVWLTAEDHTLQSWSAVHGWLAMHVILANLSFAALTLGTVFAIMYLFLHTRLKSKKWDDRIRRLPSLETMDKYSYTSILAGAPLLTASMVLAGISIIAEGQIPLFQDLKVLSTLTGLGIYIIYIVLKLSGRRSGTVMARWAIAGYVFIILNFLLNSWSEFHGWG; encoded by the coding sequence ATGCTGCTGGACGGAATATATGATGCCGCTCTGCTGCTATATGCCCTGAGCCTGCTGTTTGTTTTCTCGGATTGCCTTCGGCGCAATCCGGGCGGGAAGCGGCTAGGCACGGGGCTTCTTGCTGTTGTCGGCCTTTTGCAGGCTACCGGGCTGTTCATCCGGTTCACGCAGGAGGGCGGACTGCCTATTTTTACCCCGTATGACTTTCTCTTCTGGTTCTCCTTCAGCATTGTGGTGATTTCGCTGGCCATAGCCTATACCCGCGGCGGTGAATTTACGATTCTGCTGCTGAGTATGGCAGGCTTCAGCGCGTTCCTGCTGAACCGGGTCTGGCTGACCGCCGAAGATCATACGCTGCAGAGCTGGAGTGCGGTGCACGGCTGGCTGGCGATGCATGTGATTTTGGCTAATCTGAGCTTTGCCGCACTGACACTGGGGACAGTTTTTGCGATAATGTATCTGTTCCTGCATACCCGGCTGAAGAGCAAAAAGTGGGATGACCGGATCCGCCGTCTGCCCAGCCTGGAAACGATGGATAAATATTCGTACACCTCGATCCTTGCCGGAGCGCCGCTGCTCACCGCTTCAATGGTGCTTGCCGGGATATCGATTATTGCGGAAGGGCAAATTCCTTTATTTCAGGATTTGAAGGTGCTCAGCACGCTTACCGGGCTGGGAATCTACATCATCTATATCGTGCTGAAGCTGTCGGGGCGCAGAAGCGGCACGGTCATGGCCCGCTGGGCGATTGCAGGTTATGTGTTCATAATTCTGAATTTCCTGCTGAACTCCTGGTCTGAATTCCACGGCTGGGGCTGA
- the cobA gene encoding uroporphyrinogen-III C-methyltransferase: MKGKVYLVGAGPGDAKLITVKGLECVQKADVLVYDRLASPRLLKWMKPGGKKIYVGKLPDRHTMKQEEINQLLVDLALTGKTVVRLKGGDPTIFGRVGEEAELLRRHGIYYEIVPGITSAISVPAYAGIPVTHRDMASSLSIITGHESPDKLDHSIHWDKVTNATGTLVFLMGVAKIGYISSQLIKHGRPPETPVALVRWGTRADQETLTGTLADIEAKVKAADFQPPAVIVVGDVVLQREQLKWAEALPLFGKRIVVTRARSQASELVERIEELGGEPYEFPVIETVMPEGEEKKAAIASALGALEAYDWVFFTSANGVEFFWRHLAELKMDVRGLYRARIGAVGPATAAALAERGVLAEELPGVFQAEGLIEAFGPRLQPGQKVLLPRGDLARGWLPDKLRELGLEVTEVDTYETVVTGEDDIELLKLLEERRIHAVTFTSSSTVRNFMSILKRMGIEDPLALLEGVKIACIGPVTEQTAVEAGLTPGLLPDEATIEGLIQELCRWNESTRA, from the coding sequence ATGAAGGGGAAGGTATATCTTGTAGGTGCAGGTCCCGGAGATGCGAAGCTGATTACGGTCAAAGGGCTTGAATGCGTTCAAAAGGCGGATGTGCTGGTCTACGACCGGCTGGCGAGTCCCAGGCTGCTCAAATGGATGAAGCCCGGCGGAAAGAAAATATATGTCGGCAAGCTGCCGGACCGCCATACGATGAAGCAGGAGGAAATCAATCAGCTGCTTGTCGATCTGGCCCTTACGGGCAAGACGGTGGTGCGGCTGAAGGGCGGGGACCCGACGATTTTTGGGCGTGTGGGTGAAGAAGCGGAGCTGCTGCGCAGGCACGGCATTTATTATGAGATCGTGCCCGGCATTACTTCGGCGATCAGTGTACCGGCCTATGCCGGTATTCCGGTAACCCACCGGGATATGGCTTCCTCGCTGTCGATCATTACCGGCCACGAAAGCCCGGATAAGCTGGACCATTCCATTCATTGGGATAAGGTGACGAATGCTACCGGAACACTGGTGTTCCTGATGGGCGTGGCCAAAATCGGCTATATCAGCTCGCAGCTGATCAAGCACGGACGGCCGCCGGAAACACCGGTGGCGCTGGTGCGCTGGGGCACGCGTGCGGACCAGGAGACGCTGACCGGCACCCTCGCCGATATTGAGGCGAAGGTGAAGGCGGCGGATTTCCAGCCGCCGGCGGTCATTGTCGTCGGCGATGTGGTCCTGCAGCGCGAGCAGCTGAAGTGGGCGGAAGCTCTGCCGCTGTTCGGCAAGCGGATCGTGGTTACGCGTGCGCGCAGCCAGGCCAGCGAGCTGGTGGAGCGGATTGAGGAGCTCGGCGGGGAACCGTACGAGTTCCCGGTCATTGAGACGGTCATGCCGGAGGGCGAAGAGAAGAAAGCCGCCATTGCTTCCGCGCTGGGGGCGCTGGAAGCTTATGACTGGGTGTTCTTCACGAGCGCCAACGGCGTGGAGTTCTTCTGGCGCCATCTGGCGGAGCTGAAGATGGATGTCCGCGGGCTGTACCGCGCCCGGATCGGCGCGGTGGGGCCGGCCACAGCCGCGGCGCTGGCGGAGCGCGGGGTGTTGGCCGAGGAGCTGCCTGGCGTGTTCCAGGCAGAGGGCTTGATCGAAGCCTTCGGCCCGCGGCTGCAGCCGGGGCAGAAGGTGCTGCTCCCGCGCGGCGACCTGGCGCGCGGGTGGCTTCCGGACAAGCTCAGGGAGCTTGGACTGGAAGTGACAGAGGTGGACACCTACGAGACGGTGGTCACCGGCGAAGACGATATCGAGCTGCTGAAGCTGCTGGAAGAGAGACGCATTCATGCGGTGACCTTCACCAGCTCTTCGACAGTGCGCAACTTCATGAGCATCCTGAAGCGGATGGGAATTGAAGATCCGCTTGCACTGCTGGAAGGCGTCAAGATCGCCTGCATCGGTCCCGTGACCGAACAGACCGCCGTAGAGGCCGGGCTGACACCGGGGCTGCTGCCTGACGAAGCGACGATTGAAGGGCTCATCCAGGAGCTGTGCCGCTGGAACGAATCCACCAGAGCCTGA
- a CDS encoding RluA family pseudouridine synthase produces the protein MTSGGEGSSVKGGGSWTRRGEWLEVMPGRVVTGAAEREVAIDRWLLETAGMPAKLHARLRREGGIQWKGDRLRLALFPFREAGIEPVWQEAEVLFEDDFCLVVHKPAGMAVHPDGSGREVTLDHIVAGHYAASGGGIAVRHIHRLDKDTTGPVLYAKNEYAQLVLDEDMRAKAVSRLYAAIVEGAVPPGLKVIDAPIGRDRHHAARRRVSPGGQAAVTRIVGREALNGGTSLQVELETGRTHQIRVHLSHMGHPLIGDELYSGRSWSYGADVQNGSSVWLDTGKPGGPGFGKAAGGQGGPVTGPAGQDRSGSGRSTAAAHSAGTGRRGTAETPANSGVFARQALHGEALVFRHPWSKERIEVADPWPEDMLRLRKQLGGQ, from the coding sequence GTGACGTCTGGCGGAGAAGGAAGCTCCGTAAAGGGCGGGGGGTCCTGGACCCGGCGCGGGGAGTGGCTGGAGGTCATGCCCGGACGGGTAGTAACCGGGGCTGCCGAGCGGGAGGTGGCCATCGACCGCTGGCTGCTGGAGACGGCAGGCATGCCGGCGAAGCTGCACGCGCGGCTGCGCCGCGAGGGCGGCATCCAGTGGAAGGGCGACCGGCTGCGGCTGGCGCTGTTCCCGTTCCGGGAAGCCGGCATTGAGCCGGTATGGCAGGAGGCGGAAGTCCTTTTTGAGGATGACTTCTGCCTTGTTGTCCATAAGCCTGCCGGGATGGCCGTTCACCCGGACGGCAGCGGCAGGGAGGTTACGCTGGACCATATTGTTGCCGGGCATTATGCCGCTTCCGGCGGAGGGATTGCTGTCCGGCATATTCACCGTCTGGACAAGGACACCACGGGTCCTGTCCTTTACGCGAAGAATGAATACGCGCAGCTGGTGCTGGATGAAGATATGCGCGCCAAGGCAGTATCGCGGCTGTACGCCGCGATTGTGGAGGGAGCGGTGCCGCCGGGGCTGAAGGTGATCGATGCCCCGATTGGCCGGGACCGCCATCATGCGGCGCGCAGAAGAGTCTCGCCCGGCGGCCAGGCTGCGGTGACGCGGATTGTCGGGCGCGAAGCGCTGAACGGCGGAACTTCGCTTCAGGTAGAGCTGGAGACCGGGCGCACGCACCAGATCCGCGTCCATCTCAGCCATATGGGCCATCCGCTGATTGGCGATGAGCTGTATAGCGGCCGGAGCTGGAGCTATGGCGCGGATGTGCAGAATGGATCCAGCGTGTGGCTGGATACCGGAAAGCCGGGTGGTCCCGGGTTTGGTAAGGCTGCCGGGGGACAAGGCGGCCCGGTAACCGGCCCGGCCGGACAGGATCGCTCCGGTTCCGGCAGGAGCACAGCTGCCGCACATTCTGCCGGCACCGGGCGCCGCGGGACCGCAGAGACTCCCGCGAATTCCGGTGTGTTTGCCCGCCAGGCCCTGCATGGCGAAGCACTGGTGTTCCGCCATCCCTGGAGCAAGGAGCGGATCGAGGTCGCCGATCCTTGGCCGGAGGATATGCTGCGCCTGCGGAAGCAGCTTGGCGGGCAGTAG
- the hemB gene encoding porphobilinogen synthase, translated as MSFPITRHRRLRGSAGIRGMVRETVLNTLDFIQPIFVTYGTGVKNEIGSMPGVYHFSLDMLKAEVDEIVLLGIPAVLLFGIPETKDAIGTSGFADDGIVQEATRLIKKWYPDLLVVADTCLCEFTDHGHCGMVHTHTVDGVVHGDVINDASLELLTRTAVSQAKAGADIIAPSNMMDGFVQAIRAGLDDNGFEHVPIMSYSVKYASAFYGPFREAADSAPQFGNRKTYQMDPANLREAIREADSDVLEGADMLMVKPALAYLDVIRTIRDQFDLPLVAYNVSGEYSMVKAAAQQGWIDEQAVVMEMLTGMKRAGADVIITYFAKDAARWLRG; from the coding sequence ATGAGCTTTCCAATTACACGGCACCGCCGTCTGCGCGGTTCAGCGGGAATCCGCGGGATGGTGCGGGAGACGGTGCTTAACACGCTGGATTTTATCCAGCCTATATTTGTCACTTACGGAACAGGCGTCAAGAATGAAATCGGCTCGATGCCTGGCGTGTATCATTTTTCGCTGGATATGCTGAAGGCTGAAGTCGACGAAATCGTTTTGCTCGGCATTCCGGCGGTTCTGCTGTTCGGTATTCCCGAGACGAAGGATGCTATCGGTACGTCGGGCTTTGCGGATGACGGGATTGTGCAGGAAGCGACACGGCTGATCAAAAAGTGGTATCCGGACCTGCTGGTCGTAGCTGATACCTGCCTGTGTGAGTTTACGGACCACGGCCACTGCGGTATGGTTCATACGCATACCGTTGACGGCGTTGTACACGGTGATGTCATCAACGATGCGTCGCTTGAGCTGCTGACCCGTACTGCGGTATCCCAGGCCAAGGCTGGAGCGGATATTATTGCACCTTCGAACATGATGGACGGATTCGTGCAGGCGATTCGCGCCGGATTGGATGATAACGGGTTCGAGCATGTGCCGATTATGTCTTATTCGGTAAAATACGCCTCCGCGTTCTACGGGCCGTTCCGTGAAGCAGCGGATTCAGCGCCGCAGTTCGGCAACCGCAAAACCTACCAGATGGATCCCGCCAACCTCCGTGAAGCGATCCGCGAGGCGGATTCTGACGTGCTGGAAGGTGCAGATATGCTGATGGTCAAGCCGGCTTTGGCCTACCTTGATGTCATCCGGACGATCCGCGACCAGTTCGATTTGCCGCTTGTTGCGTATAACGTGAGCGGAGAATACTCCATGGTTAAGGCGGCGGCGCAGCAGGGCTGGATCGATGAACAGGCTGTCGTGATGGAAATGCTGACCGGGATGAAGCGGGCCGGTGCCGATGTGATCATTACTTATTTTGCCAAGGATGCAGCACGCTGGCTGCGCGGGTAA
- the hemC gene encoding hydroxymethylbilane synthase has translation MRKIIVGSRQSALALTQTGHVIADLERLCEEHGFDFTFEVHKIVTKGDRILDVTLSKVGGKGLFVKEIEQAMLDHVIDMAVHSMKDMPSELPEGLINGAVPRRVDPRDCLIATGAASLAELPQGARVGTSSLRRSSQLAALRPDLTIEPVRGNIDSRLKKLESGEYDAILLAAAGLFRMGWQDRVTAYLPPEQCLPAVGQGALGIECREDDAELRKLLALYNDEQTALTVAAERTFLGALNGGCQVPIGAYAVLEGGGSGEAAEQGGTAAGKSITLTGMVGTPDGSVILKETCTGEDPVKLGQEVAGKLIARGAEKILADVRG, from the coding sequence ATGCGTAAAATTATCGTAGGCAGCAGACAAAGCGCGCTGGCGCTTACACAGACAGGGCATGTTATAGCAGATCTGGAACGGCTGTGTGAGGAACACGGCTTCGATTTTACTTTTGAGGTGCACAAAATCGTCACTAAAGGCGACCGCATTCTCGATGTCACCCTGTCCAAGGTGGGCGGCAAGGGACTGTTCGTAAAAGAAATCGAGCAGGCGATGCTGGATCATGTCATTGATATGGCGGTACATAGCATGAAGGATATGCCATCCGAACTGCCGGAGGGGCTGATCAACGGAGCTGTTCCGAGGCGCGTTGATCCGCGCGACTGTCTGATCGCTACCGGAGCAGCAAGCCTTGCGGAGCTGCCGCAGGGCGCACGTGTGGGCACAAGCAGCCTGCGCCGTTCCAGCCAGCTTGCTGCGCTGCGGCCGGACCTTACGATTGAGCCGGTGCGCGGCAATATCGACTCCCGCCTCAAAAAGCTGGAAAGCGGTGAATACGACGCGATCCTGCTGGCTGCGGCCGGCTTGTTCCGGATGGGCTGGCAGGACCGGGTAACGGCTTACCTGCCGCCGGAGCAATGCCTGCCTGCCGTAGGCCAGGGGGCGCTCGGCATCGAATGCCGTGAGGATGATGCCGAGCTGCGGAAGCTGCTGGCGCTGTATAATGATGAGCAGACGGCGCTTACCGTAGCGGCGGAGCGGACATTCCTGGGCGCGTTGAACGGCGGGTGCCAGGTTCCGATTGGAGCCTATGCGGTGCTGGAAGGCGGAGGCAGCGGGGAAGCTGCGGAACAGGGCGGTACTGCTGCAGGAAAGTCCATTACTTTGACCGGCATGGTGGGAACGCCTGACGGTTCGGTGATCCTGAAGGAGACCTGCACCGGAGAAGATCCGGTCAAGCTCGGCCAGGAGGTTGCGGGCAAGCTGATTGCACGGGGAGCGGAGAAGATTCTGGCGGACGTTAGGGGATGA
- a CDS encoding NAD(P)-dependent oxidoreductase: protein MKKYLPVMLDLGGRRVVVVGGGAVAERKTGPLLEAEAEVVIISPSLTDMLAAHAAAGRLTWMNAEYAGGELAGAFLVYAASNQPEVNEAVAGEARKLGIPVNVASHAEAGNFITPGVLRRGRLTVAVSTSGAGPGIAAKITDQLAGVLGAEYEPYLDFLHRMRSEIKRREPSAEVRSRLLRRLGSLDVLNEMRQGTFIEWTPGVIEAWIAAERER, encoded by the coding sequence ATGAAAAAGTATTTGCCTGTTATGCTGGATCTTGGCGGCCGGCGGGTGGTTGTGGTCGGCGGCGGTGCTGTTGCCGAGCGTAAGACCGGCCCGCTGCTGGAAGCGGAGGCTGAAGTGGTAATTATCAGCCCCTCGCTGACGGATATGCTTGCTGCACATGCAGCGGCCGGCAGGCTGACCTGGATGAATGCAGAGTATGCCGGAGGTGAATTAGCCGGGGCTTTTCTTGTCTATGCAGCAAGCAATCAGCCGGAGGTCAATGAAGCAGTAGCCGGAGAGGCGCGGAAGCTGGGGATTCCGGTCAATGTGGCCAGCCATGCAGAAGCGGGAAATTTCATCACGCCGGGTGTACTGCGCCGGGGCCGGCTGACGGTAGCCGTATCGACCTCCGGGGCAGGCCCCGGCATTGCTGCGAAGATCACGGATCAGCTTGCCGGAGTGCTGGGCGCTGAATATGAGCCTTATCTGGACTTCCTGCACAGAATGAGGAGCGAGATCAAGCGGCGGGAGCCGTCAGCGGAAGTGAGAAGCCGTCTTTTGCGCAGGCTGGGCAGTCTCGATGTGTTGAATGAGATGAGACAGGGTACCTTTATAGAGTGGACCCCTGGGGTCATTGAGGCATGGATCGCCGCAGAACGTGAGCGTTAG
- a CDS encoding phosphoribosyltransferase, protein MSANYARLTESISSARNVRIYKSKETAYDFKLYPFGERGTYIDPELITEITDSLASSITAEFPDFDYIVSPEPGGHTWGMLAAYKLMKPINILRLSTELYENYEICIRRETAYNENYIYFDGFTPGDRVLLLDDVISSGATIRCIADQFAKMGIRLIGVQGILAKGEHYKALEADYGIPVRVLSGV, encoded by the coding sequence ATGAGCGCAAATTATGCCCGGTTAACGGAGTCGATCAGCAGCGCCAGGAATGTGAGGATTTATAAAAGCAAAGAGACCGCTTATGATTTCAAGCTGTATCCTTTCGGGGAACGGGGCACATATATCGACCCTGAGCTGATCACTGAAATTACGGATAGTCTTGCCAGCAGCATTACTGCGGAATTCCCTGACTTTGACTATATTGTCTCTCCAGAGCCGGGCGGTCATACGTGGGGGATGCTTGCGGCCTATAAGCTAATGAAGCCCATCAATATTCTGCGTCTCAGCACGGAGCTGTATGAGAATTATGAGATCTGTATCCGGCGGGAGACGGCGTATAACGAGAATTATATTTATTTTGACGGATTCACTCCCGGAGACCGTGTCCTTCTTCTTGATGATGTCATCAGCTCCGGCGCCACCATCCGCTGTATTGCTGACCAGTTCGCGAAGATGGGGATCAGGCTCATCGGTGTCCAGGGCATTTTGGCAAAAGGAGAGCATTATAAGGCACTTGAAGCGGACTATGGAATCCCGGTACGGGTACTGTCGGGCGTGTAA